A single genomic interval of Candidatus Omnitrophota bacterium harbors:
- the hflX gene encoding GTPase HflX: MNLTINSKEKVLLAVVEYKRNGGLWTIEDTAREMEELVLACHGEVVDKVFCRIDKPSATSLIGEGKVNEIAALAAAKGVDTVVFSHELKGSQQRNLEEIIKAKTIDRTQLILDIFARRASSQEGRMQVELAQLEYLLPRLVGKGIALSRLGGGIGTVGPGETKLEVDRRRIGERVAKLKDDLKDVALARATKRKKRKDQGIPLISLVGYTNAGKSTLLNTLTQAEQVTKDGLFTTLDSVSRQFSLPNHQKMVLSDTVGFIHELPHNLIEAFKATLEEVVESDLLMHVVDVSHPKFRNLYDSVVSVLGQLDVAEKTVITVLNKIDRLEDKSSLPELEKMFPNSVSISALKGERLAELLEKIGEMTASLILDVQVTLPIMRMDLINLAHKEGQVFSVKYYNDKIFLHAALPHQLAGKFLKSSL, encoded by the coding sequence TTGAATTTGACTATCAATTCCAAAGAAAAAGTTTTGCTGGCCGTCGTTGAATATAAGCGTAACGGCGGACTCTGGACGATTGAGGACACGGCCCGGGAAATGGAGGAGCTGGTGCTGGCCTGCCATGGGGAGGTTGTGGACAAGGTGTTTTGCCGCATTGACAAACCATCGGCCACCTCTCTGATCGGCGAAGGCAAGGTCAACGAGATTGCCGCCCTTGCGGCCGCCAAGGGAGTGGACACGGTGGTGTTCAGTCATGAATTGAAAGGAAGTCAGCAGAGGAACCTGGAGGAGATCATCAAGGCCAAAACCATTGACCGGACCCAGTTGATCCTCGACATTTTCGCCCGCCGGGCTTCCAGCCAGGAAGGCCGGATGCAGGTGGAGCTCGCGCAATTGGAGTATCTTCTGCCCCGGTTGGTCGGCAAGGGCATCGCGCTTTCGCGGCTGGGCGGCGGAATCGGGACCGTGGGGCCCGGGGAAACAAAGCTGGAAGTGGACCGGCGCCGCATCGGGGAGAGGGTCGCGAAACTGAAAGATGATCTTAAGGACGTCGCTTTAGCCCGCGCGACTAAGCGCAAAAAGAGGAAAGACCAGGGGATCCCCCTGATTTCCTTGGTCGGTTACACCAACGCCGGCAAATCCACATTGTTGAATACACTGACCCAGGCGGAGCAGGTCACAAAAGACGGCCTTTTTACAACCCTGGACTCCGTTTCCCGGCAGTTTTCACTCCCCAATCACCAGAAAATGGTCCTTTCCGACACGGTCGGGTTCATCCATGAGTTGCCGCACAATTTGATCGAAGCCTTCAAGGCCACGCTGGAAGAAGTCGTTGAGTCCGACCTGTTGATGCATGTTGTGGATGTCAGCCATCCGAAGTTTCGCAATTTATACGATTCCGTGGTCAGCGTCCTGGGGCAACTGGACGTGGCCGAGAAAACCGTGATCACCGTGTTGAACAAGATCGACCGTCTGGAAGACAAGTCCTCGTTGCCGGAGCTGGAGAAGATGTTCCCGAACAGCGTTTCTATTTCGGCGCTGAAGGGGGAGCGCCTGGCGGAGTTGCTCGAGAAGATCGGCGAAATGACGGCTTCTCTTATATTGGACGTCCAGGTCACGCTGCCGATCATGCGGATGGATCTGATTAATCTGGCCCATAAAGAAGGTCAGGTGTTCTCCGTGAAATACTACAACGACAAAATATTTCTGCACGCCGCCTTGCCCCACCAACTGGCCGGAAAGTTTTTAAAATCCTCGTTATGA
- a CDS encoding sigma-70 family RNA polymerase sigma factor yields MSFPTHSNRGAADVFFSSPQDPQRNYLSDPDVLLMSAFQKGDPASFETLMRKYYARVLNFIYRFVGSKEIAEDLTQEVFLRVYKTAPSYKPQAKFQTWLYTIAKNLSLNELRRNRHRTFSMDEEIAGSDGELRRQFEDHSIPRPDAALVKEDAAKAVKEAINALPENQRLAVILRRYEDFSYEEIARTMNCSVKAVKSLLNRAKENLRNALGKYVQGKQ; encoded by the coding sequence ATGTCATTCCCAACCCATTCCAACCGCGGTGCGGCTGACGTGTTTTTTTCTTCCCCCCAGGATCCGCAGAGAAATTATCTTTCCGACCCCGACGTCCTTTTGATGTCGGCGTTCCAGAAGGGCGACCCCGCGTCGTTCGAGACCCTGATGCGCAAGTATTACGCGCGGGTCCTCAATTTTATTTACCGTTTTGTCGGATCCAAAGAAATTGCCGAGGATCTCACCCAGGAAGTCTTTCTCCGGGTCTACAAGACCGCGCCCTCTTACAAGCCCCAGGCCAAATTTCAGACTTGGCTTTATACCATCGCCAAAAACCTCAGCCTTAATGAATTGCGCAGAAATCGCCATCGGACGTTCTCTATGGACGAGGAGATTGCGGGATCGGACGGTGAGCTCCGGCGTCAATTTGAGGACCATTCCATCCCCCGGCCGGATGCGGCCTTGGTCAAAGAAGACGCGGCCAAGGCTGTGAAGGAGGCGATCAACGCGTTGCCGGAGAATCAGCGGCTGGCCGTCATCCTGCGCCGGTATGAGGATTTTTCTTATGAGGAAATCGCCAGGACCATGAATTGTTCCGTCAAAGCGGTCAAATCCCTGTTGAATCGGGCCAAGGAGAATTTGCGAAACGCCCTTGGAAAATATGTGCAGGGGAAACAATGA
- a CDS encoding tetratricopeptide repeat protein, with the protein MKMFLSIRSALAGLCVFFVFSGFSNDPYSDMETAIIEQDYKKAESLAKGFISAHPEYPKLDAVYYYLGLSQLNLGQIPDSRETFSLLIDRFPSQPLLDKAYLGLIDACLLGEDHANALIVAEALLKASPQSEFLGLIYLKFARAHLKMAHWPQARGYLERIIADFPDGMEAHLARQLLEEKQFFSVQVGSFLDRGRAEGLIGDLKLKGEYAYIVETKDYSGKKFYRVRIGQFSGLGEAQGLQKKLADLGYPTRIYP; encoded by the coding sequence ATGAAAATGTTTTTATCTATCCGATCCGCCTTGGCCGGTTTGTGTGTGTTTTTCGTTTTTTCCGGGTTTTCCAATGATCCCTATTCCGACATGGAAACCGCGATCATTGAACAGGATTATAAAAAGGCGGAATCCCTGGCCAAGGGGTTTATCTCCGCTCATCCTGAGTATCCCAAGCTGGACGCTGTTTATTATTACTTGGGGTTGAGCCAATTGAACCTGGGGCAGATTCCAGATTCCCGTGAGACCTTCAGCCTTCTGATCGACAGGTTCCCATCGCAACCGCTGCTGGACAAAGCCTATCTCGGGTTGATTGACGCCTGTTTGCTGGGAGAGGATCATGCCAATGCCCTGATCGTGGCAGAGGCGCTCCTGAAGGCCAGCCCCCAGTCGGAATTTTTGGGATTGATCTATCTGAAATTCGCGCGGGCCCATTTGAAAATGGCCCACTGGCCCCAGGCCCGCGGTTATCTCGAGAGAATCATCGCGGACTTCCCTGACGGCATGGAAGCCCATCTGGCACGGCAGCTTCTCGAAGAAAAGCAGTTCTTTTCCGTCCAGGTCGGGTCTTTTCTGGACCGCGGCAGGGCCGAGGGGCTCATTGGCGACTTGAAGCTGAAAGGCGAGTATGCCTATATTGTCGAAACCAAAGACTATTCCGGCAAGAAATTCTACCGCGTCCGGATCGGGCAGTTCTCCGGCCTGGGAGAAGCGCAGGGCCTTCAAAAAAAGCTTGCAGATCTTGGTTATCCCACCCGCATCTATCCCTGA
- a CDS encoding MerR family transcriptional regulator, with protein sequence MAATRKTSNALDGFEIKINANDPVYVISVVSELVHIPVWTLRKLDDMDIVKPKRIGKKTRCYSSGQVKMLLYIHYLMEEKRVNISGIRVILEMGDIL encoded by the coding sequence ATGGCTGCCACGCGCAAAACATCCAACGCTTTGGATGGCTTTGAGATCAAGATCAACGCCAATGACCCGGTGTACGTCATCAGCGTTGTGAGCGAGCTGGTGCACATCCCTGTGTGGACGTTACGTAAATTGGATGACATGGATATTGTAAAGCCGAAGCGGATCGGGAAAAAGACCCGCTGCTATTCTTCAGGGCAAGTGAAAATGTTGTTGTATATTCATTATCTGATGGAGGAAAAGCGGGTGAACATCAGCGGGATCAGGGTGATTTTGGAGATGGGGGATATCCTGTAA
- a CDS encoding S8 family peptidase, whose protein sequence is MLAAPCDAKKPSVGNKQEQSAFTQKYFEMKAKGGQEFKDWKQSVQMDQSGKDAEERFNMLNNLEGDKTADGKPKSPEQLEADKQRLQEIKKKQGFMGDPTDKGPQDWSDYNIETDANGNVTGFKEKDFEEKDKDKDGEISDEERAEWDAKKKKEHDEAGGAPGEVPPIADWDKDGDGKPDPGFERDCWQCKKPPEDLHECVDGALGPCDSHACDQDQEECVEHVETHGGKEYRCHNCVPKKEKPFCEACGFSSDPNCGGECRQGPCVPIDLNKESCDVIPTAQTRERGSTQQCYTCMRVTTIEVTWVIIIVETPFERFVLGKANPLDAFKPASVMALAKVDKASGMIQNTVGQYKAVTDFLGGFNVGLGPMGMTTTGKMSMDQLSGLLGSKLSGGGSYGSDCFGDVVDEADKQAEAEGMPTSQDIGGTGKARKADKKKGESENINEEQLKKADQAGSPAVTGPIVACGNEGRNKVLRIYDASGALVDTITQAMFKANPGIITEKLGAAQQLTDIFIQKSGIDFSSYIEKFTGLPLKDMQSYAAKVSQIKSRVDQAVGVAASQKKKKGQKEEEPRIIIPNDPLYLSPDAGKKKSAVKERMKKIAASPLGTGMRMGGGEVGAGSDDPLEEMRKAKAEAVQDQWSLRKIGFTDESDPNSAWNVVEASEKNVVVAVIDSGLDTTHPDGPQYLWTNPKETPDNGIDDDKNGFVDDIHGWNFLNENHDFTDVRGHGTFVAGIIAAKSNNGIGIAGINPGAVIMPVKVADDEGVTNSLNIYRGINYAVNHGAKIINVSLGSRSVSKLEQQAIERASAMGALVFIAAGNSNDNLMEFGPASSKHGLAVGQIDMSGVRSTVSNWGPNLGLVAPGEQILSLCSKDNKHVLPSIRKEGYYRQDGTSFATPMVAATASLIWAKNPNLTHQQVADMIRMTATDMNEPGWDGMTGHGLLNAASALRADADEKLVLMFTTLRLNRDIHDKVISVDVFGTARGQFKEFFVEIGKGKNPGQFEAVAGPLSEPHIHQHIARINVQKSLRGSKDWVFRIRAVDQSGAERIASTPFSLPK, encoded by the coding sequence ATGTTGGCCGCGCCCTGTGATGCCAAAAAACCGTCCGTGGGCAACAAGCAGGAACAGTCCGCTTTTACCCAGAAATATTTCGAGATGAAGGCCAAGGGCGGTCAGGAGTTCAAGGATTGGAAACAGTCGGTCCAGATGGACCAGTCCGGCAAGGATGCGGAAGAGCGCTTTAACATGCTCAACAATCTGGAGGGTGATAAAACCGCTGACGGAAAGCCGAAGTCGCCGGAGCAATTAGAGGCCGATAAGCAGAGACTGCAGGAGATCAAGAAAAAACAGGGGTTCATGGGCGATCCGACCGACAAGGGGCCACAGGACTGGTCGGATTATAATATAGAAACGGACGCCAACGGCAATGTCACTGGTTTTAAAGAGAAGGATTTCGAAGAGAAGGACAAGGATAAGGACGGCGAGATCTCCGATGAAGAGCGCGCGGAATGGGACGCGAAAAAGAAAAAAGAACATGATGAGGCCGGCGGCGCGCCGGGCGAGGTCCCGCCCATCGCGGATTGGGACAAGGACGGCGACGGCAAGCCGGACCCCGGATTTGAACGCGACTGCTGGCAGTGCAAGAAACCGCCCGAGGACCTTCATGAATGCGTTGACGGCGCCCTCGGCCCCTGCGACAGCCACGCCTGTGACCAGGACCAGGAGGAATGCGTCGAGCATGTCGAGACCCACGGCGGCAAGGAGTATCGTTGCCACAACTGCGTGCCCAAGAAAGAGAAACCTTTTTGCGAGGCGTGCGGGTTTTCGTCCGACCCGAACTGCGGCGGGGAGTGCCGGCAGGGGCCGTGTGTCCCCATTGATTTGAACAAAGAATCCTGTGATGTCATCCCGACCGCCCAGACCCGCGAGCGCGGTTCCACACAGCAGTGCTACACCTGCATGCGCGTCACAACGATTGAGGTCACGTGGGTCATCATCATTGTGGAAACGCCGTTTGAACGGTTTGTCCTTGGGAAAGCCAACCCGTTAGATGCTTTTAAGCCGGCCTCGGTCATGGCATTGGCCAAGGTGGACAAGGCGAGCGGGATGATCCAGAACACCGTCGGCCAGTATAAGGCGGTCACGGATTTCCTGGGCGGGTTTAACGTCGGCCTGGGGCCGATGGGGATGACCACCACCGGCAAAATGAGCATGGACCAGCTGTCCGGCCTTTTGGGGAGCAAGTTGTCCGGCGGTGGGAGTTATGGCTCGGACTGCTTCGGGGACGTTGTCGACGAGGCTGACAAGCAGGCGGAAGCCGAGGGGATGCCTACCAGCCAGGACATTGGCGGCACCGGGAAGGCGCGCAAGGCCGACAAGAAAAAAGGTGAAAGCGAAAATATTAATGAGGAGCAGTTGAAGAAAGCGGACCAGGCCGGCAGCCCGGCCGTGACAGGGCCGATCGTGGCGTGCGGGAACGAAGGCCGCAACAAAGTTTTGCGGATTTACGACGCCAGCGGGGCCCTGGTGGACACGATCACCCAGGCGATGTTCAAGGCCAACCCGGGCATCATCACCGAGAAGCTCGGCGCGGCCCAGCAGTTGACCGACATATTCATCCAGAAAAGCGGGATCGATTTCTCCTCGTATATCGAAAAATTCACGGGGCTTCCGCTCAAGGACATGCAGTCCTACGCGGCCAAGGTATCCCAGATCAAATCCAGGGTTGACCAGGCCGTCGGCGTGGCCGCTTCCCAAAAAAAGAAGAAGGGGCAGAAGGAAGAAGAACCCAGGATTATCATCCCGAACGATCCGCTGTATTTGTCTCCGGACGCGGGGAAGAAAAAGAGCGCGGTGAAGGAGCGGATGAAAAAGATCGCGGCCAGTCCTCTCGGCACGGGGATGCGCATGGGCGGTGGCGAGGTCGGCGCAGGGAGTGACGATCCTCTGGAAGAGATGCGCAAGGCAAAGGCCGAGGCCGTCCAGGACCAGTGGAGCCTGCGCAAGATCGGCTTTACGGATGAATCCGATCCGAATTCCGCCTGGAACGTGGTCGAAGCTTCGGAAAAGAACGTTGTCGTGGCCGTGATCGATTCCGGGCTGGACACGACGCATCCCGACGGGCCGCAGTATCTCTGGACGAACCCGAAGGAGACGCCGGACAACGGCATTGACGACGACAAGAACGGGTTCGTGGACGACATCCATGGCTGGAACTTCCTGAACGAAAACCATGATTTCACCGATGTCCGCGGCCACGGGACCTTTGTCGCCGGGATCATCGCGGCCAAATCCAATAACGGGATCGGCATCGCCGGCATCAACCCCGGCGCGGTGATCATGCCGGTCAAGGTGGCCGACGACGAAGGCGTGACGAACAGCCTGAACATTTACCGGGGGATCAATTACGCGGTCAATCACGGCGCCAAGATCATCAACGTCAGCCTGGGTTCCCGGAGCGTTTCCAAACTGGAGCAGCAGGCCATTGAGCGGGCGAGCGCCATGGGAGCGTTGGTCTTTATCGCCGCGGGCAACAGCAATGACAATTTGATGGAATTCGGCCCGGCTTCCTCCAAGCACGGCCTGGCGGTCGGGCAGATCGACATGAGCGGCGTGCGCTCGACGGTCTCCAACTGGGGGCCGAACTTAGGGCTGGTGGCGCCGGGCGAGCAGATCCTTTCCCTGTGCTCGAAGGACAACAAGCACGTCCTACCGTCCATCCGCAAGGAAGGGTACTATCGCCAGGACGGGACGTCGTTTGCCACGCCGATGGTGGCCGCGACCGCGTCGCTGATTTGGGCCAAGAATCCGAATTTGACACATCAGCAGGTCGCGGATATGATACGGATGACGGCCACGGATATGAACGAGCCGGGCTGGGACGGCATGACCGGTCACGGGCTTCTCAATGCCGCGTCCGCCCTGCGGGCCGACGCGGATGAGAAACTGGTCCTCATGTTCACAACCTTGCGCCTGAACCGGGACATCCATGACAAGGTCATCTCCGTCGATGTTTTTGGCACCGCGCGCGGACAATTTAAGGAGTTCTTCGTTGAGATCGGCAAAGGCAAAAATCCGGGGCAATTTGAAGCCGTTGCCGGCCCGCTCTCCGAGCCCCACATCCACCAGCACATCGCCCGGATCAACGTTCAAAAATCCCTGCGCGGCAGCAAGGACTGGGTGTTCCGCATCCGGGCCGTTGATCAAAGCGGGGCCGAGCGGATCGCTTCCACGCCCTTCAGCCTGCCCAAGTAA
- the miaA gene encoding tRNA (adenosine(37)-N6)-dimethylallyltransferase MiaA translates to MPRQKILFVVGPTAVGKTDVAFALARRLGSEVISCDAMQVYREVSIATNKPSPKVLKTVPHHLIGHVPVEQKFDVVSFRAAAVREISRLLADGKVPVVAGGSGMYMQVLLDGIFEDVGKAPGVRPHLEARADAEGVDALHRALAGVDPAAAQKIHPGDRRRIIRALEVYASTKRPISELQKSRRGLWEDHDVSVFALNRDRRVLYEAINARVDKMFEEGLLDEVRRLRAKPLSPTAEAIIGIQEVWGYLDGQYDLDRAKYLMKINTRHLAKRQLTWFRKDKRLQWIDVDKFPGVEKVVEYILSQTGIFDILKEKGSRH, encoded by the coding sequence ATGCCTCGTCAGAAAATTTTATTCGTCGTCGGCCCGACCGCCGTGGGCAAGACCGACGTCGCCTTTGCCTTGGCCCGGCGGCTGGGCAGTGAGGTCATCTCTTGCGATGCGATGCAGGTTTACCGGGAGGTTTCCATCGCGACCAACAAGCCCTCCCCGAAAGTGCTCAAAACGGTCCCGCACCATTTGATCGGACATGTGCCGGTTGAGCAGAAATTTGATGTCGTCTCTTTTAGGGCTGCCGCTGTTCGGGAAATTTCTCGCCTTTTGGCTGACGGAAAAGTTCCCGTTGTCGCGGGCGGCAGCGGGATGTACATGCAGGTCTTGCTGGATGGGATTTTTGAGGATGTTGGCAAAGCCCCCGGTGTACGTCCGCACCTGGAAGCAAGGGCAGACGCAGAGGGAGTGGACGCCTTGCACAGGGCGCTGGCCGGGGTTGATCCGGCGGCCGCTCAGAAGATCCATCCCGGGGACCGGCGCAGGATCATCCGCGCCTTGGAGGTGTATGCTTCGACGAAACGTCCCATTTCTGAACTTCAAAAAAGCCGCCGGGGGTTGTGGGAGGATCATGATGTTTCCGTGTTCGCCTTGAACCGGGATCGCCGGGTGCTGTATGAGGCGATCAATGCCCGCGTGGACAAAATGTTTGAAGAAGGCCTCCTTGACGAGGTCCGGCGGCTCCGGGCCAAACCGTTGAGCCCGACGGCTGAGGCGATCATCGGGATCCAGGAGGTGTGGGGGTATCTGGACGGCCAATATGACCTGGATCGGGCGAAATATCTGATGAAGATCAACACCCGGCATCTGGCGAAGCGGCAGTTGACCTGGTTCCGCAAGGACAAACGGTTGCAATGGATAGATGTCGATAAGTTCCCGGGGGTTGAAAAAGTTGTGGAATACATATTGTCCCAGACGGGGATTTTCGATATTCTTAAAGAGAAAGGATCCCGGCATTGA
- a CDS encoding PLP-dependent aspartate aminotransferase family protein, which yields MAKKHQKIGLRTSSVHTGIYKDASYNSVTTPIYPTSTFYFHELGKNKGYDYTRSGNPTRSALEENIAALEGGTGCSVTATGMAAITAALFLLESGDHVVTGDDIYGGTYRLFAYVLPKMGIKFSFVNMRDLSAVKKAIRPETRMIWIETPSNPLLNIVDLDAVIALAKTKQLWAIVDNTFLSPYFQKPFEFGADAIVHSTTKYINGHSDVVGGAIVYGNKEIEQKLRYVVNAIGVAESPFDSWLVLRGVKTLAQRMEAHQDNALAIAKFLESHSSVRKVYYPGLQSHPQRALIRKQMKGFGGMLAFELNTKKAPLRRFFSRLKYFSLAESLGGVESLIEHPWSMSHSSMGEAALKASGMTRETIRVSVGIEDPRDLIADLANALKP from the coding sequence ATGGCCAAGAAACATCAAAAAATCGGTTTGCGGACGAGCAGCGTTCATACGGGGATTTATAAGGACGCGAGTTATAACTCCGTCACCACCCCGATCTATCCGACCTCCACGTTTTATTTCCACGAGCTGGGAAAGAACAAGGGATATGACTATACCCGCAGCGGCAATCCGACCCGTTCGGCGCTGGAAGAGAACATTGCCGCACTGGAAGGCGGGACCGGCTGTTCCGTGACCGCGACCGGCATGGCCGCGATCACGGCGGCCCTGTTTCTCCTGGAATCCGGCGACCACGTGGTCACGGGCGATGACATCTACGGCGGGACCTACCGTCTGTTCGCTTATGTCCTGCCCAAGATGGGGATCAAATTTTCCTTTGTCAACATGCGCGATCTTTCTGCCGTGAAAAAAGCGATCCGGCCCGAGACCAGGATGATCTGGATCGAGACGCCGTCCAACCCGCTGTTAAACATTGTGGATCTGGACGCCGTGATCGCCCTGGCCAAGACGAAGCAGCTTTGGGCGATCGTGGACAATACGTTTTTGTCTCCGTACTTTCAAAAGCCGTTTGAATTTGGGGCCGATGCCATCGTCCATTCGACGACGAAATATATCAATGGCCACAGCGATGTGGTCGGTGGAGCCATTGTCTATGGGAATAAGGAGATCGAGCAGAAGCTCAGGTATGTTGTCAACGCGATCGGCGTTGCCGAGTCGCCGTTCGATTCCTGGCTTGTCCTGCGCGGGGTCAAGACCCTGGCCCAGCGGATGGAGGCCCATCAGGACAACGCCCTGGCGATCGCCAAATTCCTGGAAAGCCATTCCAGCGTGAGAAAAGTTTACTACCCGGGGTTGCAGAGCCATCCCCAGAGGGCCTTGATCAGGAAACAGATGAAAGGTTTCGGCGGCATGCTGGCGTTTGAGCTGAATACCAAAAAGGCCCCTCTCCGGCGCTTTTTCAGCCGGTTGAAGTATTTTTCACTGGCCGAATCGCTTGGCGGTGTCGAGTCGCTGATCGAGCATCCCTGGAGCATGAGCCACTCGTCCATGGGAGAGGCGGCCCTCAAAGCCTCAGGCATGACCCGCGAAACCATCCGGGTCTCGGTCGGCATCGAGGATCCGCGCGACCTCATCGCCGATTTGGCCAACGCGTTGAAGCCTTAA
- a CDS encoding SDR family oxidoreductase has product MAQIKEKIAVVTGGNRGIGFEICRQLARQGVLVVLTSRDEGQGLRACEILHKEELSIRYCPLDVDHPGSIEDFQIFIQREFGRCDILVNNAGIFPDSRNADAEDFPSIFHGKAETITRAMVTNVYGPLLLCQAIVPLMIKHDYGRIVNMSSGMGQLTDMNGGYPAYRISKTALNALTRMLNDELLDRNILVNSMCPGWVKTDMGGPGATRSVEQGADTAVWLATLPDGGPRGKFFRDRKEIPW; this is encoded by the coding sequence ATGGCACAGATCAAAGAGAAAATCGCCGTTGTCACCGGCGGTAACCGCGGAATCGGGTTTGAGATTTGCCGTCAGCTCGCCCGGCAGGGTGTTCTCGTGGTGCTGACCAGCCGTGATGAGGGGCAAGGTCTGCGGGCGTGTGAAATTCTGCATAAGGAAGAGCTTTCCATCCGCTATTGTCCGCTCGATGTGGATCACCCCGGGAGCATCGAGGATTTTCAGATTTTTATCCAGAGAGAATTCGGCCGTTGCGACATCCTTGTTAATAACGCCGGGATTTTTCCCGACAGCCGCAACGCCGATGCCGAAGATTTTCCGAGCATTTTTCACGGGAAGGCCGAAACCATCACCCGCGCCATGGTGACCAATGTCTATGGTCCCCTTTTGCTGTGCCAGGCCATCGTCCCGCTCATGATCAAACATGATTACGGCCGGATCGTCAACATGTCCAGCGGCATGGGACAGCTGACCGACATGAACGGGGGATACCCGGCGTACCGGATTTCCAAGACCGCCCTCAACGCCCTGACGAGGATGCTGAACGACGAATTGCTGGACCGTAACATCCTGGTCAACAGCATGTGCCCGGGCTGGGTCAAGACGGACATGGGCGGCCCCGGCGCCACGCGTTCCGTTGAGCAGGGTGCCGACACCGCGGTCTGGCTGGCGACTCTTCCGGACGGCGGTCCCCGGGGTAAGTTTTTCCGGGACCGCAAAGAGATCCCCTGGTGA
- a CDS encoding DUF3106 domain-containing protein — MKNKWTMVVLAGLLLWGVPMVGIPGVAAAEDEVLPPALRGKNVDPEKLKKWQSLSEEQKERLRRRHEKWQSMDPERKEKIKNRYQRFQKLPPGRQEEIRKKWQSFKNLPEDQQAAIKERYQRWQNLPPDEKARLRQRSQRWESLSPEQKERMKEKREKWQSLPPEKRQELRKAIRDRDSHQRSMPSRRR; from the coding sequence ATGAAAAATAAATGGACGATGGTTGTGTTGGCGGGGCTCCTCCTGTGGGGGGTGCCGATGGTGGGGATTCCCGGGGTTGCCGCGGCCGAGGACGAAGTCCTGCCTCCGGCGTTGAGGGGAAAAAACGTCGATCCCGAGAAATTGAAAAAATGGCAGAGCCTCAGCGAGGAGCAGAAAGAGCGCCTGCGCCGTCGTCACGAAAAGTGGCAATCCATGGATCCCGAGCGCAAAGAGAAGATCAAAAATCGGTATCAGCGGTTTCAGAAGCTTCCCCCCGGGCGCCAGGAAGAGATCCGCAAGAAGTGGCAGAGTTTCAAGAATCTTCCTGAAGATCAGCAGGCCGCGATTAAGGAACGTTACCAGCGCTGGCAAAACCTCCCCCCGGATGAGAAGGCTCGTCTCCGGCAGCGTTCCCAGCGGTGGGAGTCGCTTTCGCCGGAGCAAAAAGAGCGGATGAAAGAAAAACGCGAGAAATGGCAGTCCCTTCCTCCCGAGAAGCGCCAGGAGTTGCGTAAGGCCATCCGGGATCGCGATTCCCATCAGCGTTCTATGCCGTCAAGACGGCGGTAA
- a CDS encoding zf-HC2 domain-containing protein — protein sequence MNCKNVKKMIPSYLDEDLKPAEREEVKNHLPSCESCRQEVLAYEKSWNVLKQWSAVEPDPGYISRFWTQLGQEKSWLGQAADAVKSLALQVRFVPVYAAIAVLAVTAVMTLRLSVRTYQTEVVLTRLSGEDMEMVENIDLAENFEIVAEMDLWEDMDVIESLEVPGTPAEGVS from the coding sequence ATGAATTGCAAAAATGTTAAAAAAATGATCCCGTCCTATTTGGACGAGGATTTGAAACCCGCAGAACGGGAAGAAGTTAAGAACCATCTGCCCTCGTGTGAGTCCTGCCGTCAAGAAGTCCTTGCCTATGAAAAATCCTGGAATGTATTGAAACAATGGTCCGCTGTCGAACCGGATCCCGGCTATATCTCCCGTTTTTGGACGCAGCTGGGACAGGAAAAGTCGTGGTTGGGGCAGGCCGCGGATGCGGTCAAATCCTTGGCTTTGCAGGTCCGCTTTGTCCCGGTTTATGCGGCGATTGCCGTTTTGGCGGTGACCGCTGTGATGACCCTGCGTTTGTCCGTGAGGACTTACCAAACTGAGGTGGTTTTGACGAGGCTTTCCGGGGAAGACATGGAAATGGTGGAAAATATCGATCTGGCTGAAAACTTTGAGATCGTTGCTGAGATGGATCTGTGGGAAGACATGGATGTTATTGAAAGTTTGGAGGTCCCTGGGACCCCGGCCGAAGGCGTGTCATGA